CGCTTCGGCCGTCGCTTCGTCGTTTCGGCCGAGTGCCTGACCCACGAGGCTGGACGAGGCGAGCCCGAACCCCCAGCCGGGCGCGTTCATCACACCCCAGATGCGACGGGCGATGACGAACGCGGCGACGGTGTTCTCCCCGAAGATGTCGAGGATGGAGAGCATCGGGAACTCGGCGACGGTCCAGACGAGGTTCCGAGCGCCGATCGGGAGCCCGATCCTGATCAAATCGCGAATCGTCTCGGGATCGAGATACGTTCCCAGCGGATCCACCTGGACGGGGAACTCGCCGATACCCGGGAAGCGACCGCGGCTGATCCCGATCGCGAACGTCGCCGTCACGACGACGTTCGAGAGAACTGTCCCGAGTGCCGCTCCAGCGACGCCCCAGCCGAAGCCGAAGATGAACACGGCGTTCAAGCCGATGTTGGCAAGGGCTCCACCGGCACGGACCTGCATCGCGATGTAGGAGTTGTCGGCACCGACGAGCGTCCGACTTCCGACGAGGTTCAGCCCCGCGAAGGGGATCCCGAATCCGACGACCTGGAGGTACGTCGCACCGTACTCGATCGCCCGCTCGTTGCTGCTCAACACCGAGATGAGTTCATGTGGAACGAACCAGAACGCGACCGTGACCGGAACGCTGAGCACGATGATGAGTACCGTACTCGAGCGGACGGCGAGTCCCAGTTCGTCGGTAGCGTCCGCACCGTAGCGCTGAGAGACCAGTGCGATAGCGCCGCCGGCGACGCCGCCACCGATCGCGAACGCGAGTCCCCAGAACGGTCCCGCGAACCCGACGCCGGCGACGGCCGCAGTGCCGACCGCGACGCCGACCATCGCGACGTCGACGGCATTTTTCGACATCCGAGCGATCCCGGTAACGATTCGGGGCCATGCGAGGATAGTCGTCTGAACGGCGCGTTCGCGGTCGATGAGTCCGACGCGAGCGAGCGCGAGACCGATCCACAGAATGAGCAGACGTAGCGGGTTCGGGAACCGGGTCACGGGTGATATCAGTCCCTCACGTATTCAATGATATTTAGCGGTACGATGTCCGAGCGAGACGAGACCAGTGGCGACCAGAGCCACTGGCTGAGACGAAAATAGAACGACGAGTTACTGTTACAGAACAATACTCGCGTTTCCGTACGCTCGGATCCACAATCTCCGCACCCGAGCTGTCGTCCTGCTCGTTAGAATTACAAACATACGGTCGTTATAATCGCGGAATCGATCAGTGCCCATTACTCGCTCGAGAGTAACCTCGCCGAGAGAGTAGTCCACCCTCGGTAGCATGAACAGTTCATCACTCCCAGAGGAATCGGCGTCAGACATCGGATCAACGCCGCTCGAGACGGAGTCAACTGAAGCAGTTCGGACCGCCCACCGTATCGATCCGTCTGGAACGAGTGATACGCTCATCTCTCATTCACTTTTCGACCACTCTCGTATAGCCATACAGAACACTGGTCAGATATGGGTCCCAGTCTGGATCCGATCAGTTGAACCCGGGGTGAGACTATCCGATCTCGGCTCGCCACGAGACACCGCACAGGAGGAGTCGACAACACTATTCGCAGAAGACGGGCGTTGGAAACCGGTCAAACCAACTATTGGTACCTCTTGTGGCCTCCGAATAGGCCCGCTCAACGGTCCATCTATTGAGAGCTATTATTCATCCAAAACGTTTTTTACCCCCTATTGATAACAAGAGTCTATGCCATCACCTGGCAAGGGATCCGTGGGTAAGTCGAATCGACAGTCTATCTCGCGCAGACATCTCCTTCGCGGCAGCGCAATGGGGGGTGCAATGGCGCTGGCCGGTTGTATGGGAGGTAGCTCGGGGAACACGAACGCGTTCATTGAGCCGATAACGGTCGATCCGACGAACTATCAGTTCAACCATCTCAATCTGCAGAATCCGTTCTCGCACGCGATGCAGAGCGACCAGCTCCAGC
This sequence is a window from Natrinema amylolyticum. Protein-coding genes within it:
- a CDS encoding MATE family efflux transporter encodes the protein MTRFPNPLRLLILWIGLALARVGLIDRERAVQTTILAWPRIVTGIARMSKNAVDVAMVGVAVGTAAVAGVGFAGPFWGLAFAIGGGVAGGAIALVSQRYGADATDELGLAVRSSTVLIIVLSVPVTVAFWFVPHELISVLSSNERAIEYGATYLQVVGFGIPFAGLNLVGSRTLVGADNSYIAMQVRAGGALANIGLNAVFIFGFGWGVAGAALGTVLSNVVVTATFAIGISRGRFPGIGEFPVQVDPLGTYLDPETIRDLIRIGLPIGARNLVWTVAEFPMLSILDIFGENTVAAFVIARRIWGVMNAPGWGFGLASSSLVGQALGRNDEATAEAYGRDIIRFAVATYAVSAVLIALFAEQIVVLFASDPTSPEIPIAIHLVYAACAAVVFQGVSGAAAGPLDASGDTRIPFVSQFIGMFFGSIPLAYLGATTGLGYWGLYLAFTAETTIPAAINYWRFRTDKWKAISEAYRPDVAVGDD